Below is a window of Fervidobacterium pennivorans DSM 9078 DNA.
TACCACACTGACGGTCAGTTTGTCTTTCAGAAAGCTCTAGGTCCTAGGACTGAAGAAGAAGCTCACAGAATCTGGGAAGCCATTGAAGACATAGAACTGAATATGTCAGATTTCTTGGAAACGGTCTCTAAAGATTTTAATTCGGCCTTAGAATTGCTATACGAGGGAAAAGCTATAAGCGAGGAGCAAATAACCAGATACCTTGATGGCGAACCTCATATAGTAAAAAAACAAGATTTACCAGAAATCGCTGAAGAGTTTGATATTGTTAACGAGTTCGCTATCATGACTCTTAAGAGTGGGAACAAACTTGTTGGTTTGCTATTAGCAGATAACAATTTTGACCGCAAACCTATATCCGAGTACCAACTCGCTGTCTTAAAAGATTTAGGACACCAAATGGTTCTAATTTTGGAAAATAGAAGATTCATCGAAACAATGAAAGAAAAAGCCGAGGTTGATGCATTAACTGGCTTAAGAACTCGCAGGGCTTTGGAAGAATTCATGTCCAGTCCTCCATTGAAACAATTCTCAGTCGTCTTCATGGATTTGAACAAATTTAAGCTTGTAAACGACATGTATGGCCACGAAAAAGGTGACGAAGTGCTTAAGAAATTAGGTAAGTGTATAAACTTGAATGTAAGAAAAGATGACTTAGCATTCAGGTACGGTGGCGATGAGGTAGTACTCATCATCGACTCAGTCGACAAAAACGTCGTTCGAAAAGTTGTGGAAAGAATCTCCGAGTGCTTTGCAAAGTCTACTGAAATGTCCTTCTCAACCGGTGTAGCATTTTACCCAGAAGAAGGCGACATCAATAAAGTGTTGAAACTTGCCGACGAACGATGTTACAAATCCAAATCTACAGGAAAGGTTGAGTTCTAAGGTATTGAAGAACTTATGCTACGGGGAGTGGGTTTTGTGAAAAACGAGGAAAATATAAAGAAAGAAGGTAAGAAAAAAGCTGGTGTATTTTTCAGACTATTAAAATATGCTCTACCGTATTGGCACCTTTTAGCTTTGGCTATCGTAGTTGTGCTTGTCCTTACATATTTAGCACTCTTACCACCGCAAATTGTGAGGAAAGCTATAAACACATATATACTTTCAGAGTCTTTGCAGACAGCCGAAAAGCTTTCGGGAATATCAAAACAGTCCCTTCTGTTCCTTATCGTCTCAGGAGGGATTTTCCTTTTTGAGTACCTTTCGATACTTGTTACTACATACATCGGTGGTCGAGTTGTTTACGACTTACGACGGCAACTATATGACCATGTATTAAAGCTCCCTATGTCTTTCTTCGATAGACATCCTAGTGGACAAATAACAACAAGGATAACAAGCGACACACAAAATGTCCAAGAGTTCTTCACATCAGTTATAACCAGTATTGTCAACGATGTCTTCCTACTTGCAGGTGTAATCATAATGATGTGGAGAATTAGTTCAAGACTTTTCCTTGATATCATTTATATCTTCCCCGTAATTATCGTAGCAATGATTGTTTTCAGGTATTTTGATATCAGGGCATACCGAGCTGTTAGGTCAAACATTGCACGTATCAATGCATACATCGCTGAAAACTTGGCTGGAATGCCTGTGATTAAATTATTCAACGCCGAAGATTACAAAAGGAAAGAATTCGACCAAATAAACAGGGAGCTTTATAAAGCTAGAATGAATCAACTCTACGTTTTCGGTATCTTTCGACCTTTGATTAACTTCTTATATTACCTCACTTTATCGCTTATTATCTGGTTCGGGTCTAAGTATATCTTAGGCAAAGTGCTGAACTTTGGGGACCTTTACGCTTTTGTTTCTTACATTGATACGTTCATGAGACCTATCGAGGATTTATCGGAAAAGTACGATATAATCCAAAACACTATTGCCAGCGGCGAGAAAATCTTTGCGCTTTTGGATGAACCACAAGAAGAACAAGGCAATTCTAACGGGAAAAAGAGCATAGAAAAAGGAGTCATAGAATTCAAAGATGTGTGGTTTAGTTATGACAACAAACGTTGGGTTTTGCAGGGTGTAAATCTTTCGTTTTCTCCAGGAGAGTTAGTCGCTATTGTTGGCGAAACCGGTGCAGGTAAAACAACGATAATGAACCTTATAAATGGAATGTACAGACCACAAAAAGGTGTTATTCTAATAGATAATGTACCACTGGAAGAATACGACATCCATGCTTTGAGAAAAGAAGTATCAGCCGTTCCTCAGGATGTGGTGTTATTCAGTGGAACGTTATTAGACAACATCAGGCTTTTCCACGATGAAATACCCGAAGAAGAAGTTTACAAAGCTCTTGAAAAAGTCGAAGCATTAGAAATCATACAAAGATTACCGAAAGGGATATATACTGAGATAGTTGAAAGAGGAAAAGGTATCTCTGCAGGTGAAAGGCAATTGATAGCATTGGCAAGGTCTGTGTTATTCGGTGCTAAAATATTCATACTCGACGAAGCAACGAGCAATATTGATGTAGAAACAGAGCACAAAATCCAGAAAGCAGTTAGAGAATTGTCGAAAGAAAATACCGTCATAATGATAGCACACAGGCTTTCTACAGTTGTAAACGCTGATAGAATAATCGTTGTCGCTGATGGGAAAATTGCTGAAGAAGGTAAACACTTTGAGCTATTGAAAAAGAAAGGTGCTTATTACAAACTTTACGAAATACAATTCGCCAAAGAGGAGACTGCCTGAATATGGTTCTGAGAGCTTCCTACTGGACCTGGAAATTGCTTAATGGAGAATCTATTCCAGATGAGATGCCCACTGCTTACCTTATGCTTGATGGGGAATGTATGTATAACTGTGCTTACTGCACACATGCAAGAGATTCAGAAAGTGATAATTCATATTTGTCTAGAGTAGTTTGGAAATTAATAGAACTTAAAGATTTGAATTCGATAAGCTTAAAGTTCAAGCGTGTTTGCATTCAGACTGTTAATTACAAAGGATACTTTGAAGATATACTTAACGTTGTTGAACGTCTGAGAGTTCTTGACACCAACAATAAATTACTCATTTCTGTTTCCACACGTATGAAAAACGAAAAAGAAATCGATATACTAATGAATTCAGGAGTTAACGACTTAGGTATTGCTATCGACGTAGTTTCTGAAAATCTTCACAGATTGTATCGTTCTTGGCCCTTAGAATATACCCTCTCATTGATACGTTACGGAGCAGAGAAGTATCCAGGAAGAATTACAACGCATGTTATCGTTGGACTTGGAGAAACGGACAGAGAACTCTATGAAATATTCAAGCTAATGAAAACTTACAACGTCAAAGTCGCACTCTTTGCTTTTACTCCAGTACGGGGAACAAGACTCGCGCATTTAACACCACCATCTCTTGAACGATACAGAAAAATCCAAATACTCAGGTTCTTGATGTTCGAAACAAACGAATCACCGGAAGTAGATTTTGATGAATATGGCAATCTAAAGATATTAAAGTACGATAGCTCTATAGACATCTCAAAAGCCTTCCTTACATCCGGATGTACACATTGTACAAGACCTTACTACAACGACAGTCCGAGAAATAAAGTGTTGTATAATTATCACACAACCATGGAGACGCAAAAGAAATGATTCTGTAGACCTTGACCTTTTGAAAGCTTTCACCTAACAAGTGAGGCGATTTTGTTGAACATGAATCAGTTCTACGACTTGCTTCAAAGGTATGCATTAAGTTACGGATTAATTCTTACACGTCTAACAGGAATGATGGTAATAGCACCGCTATTTGCAGGGTTTTCATTACCATTGGAGATAATGGTTATACTACTTCTAGCACTTGGATATGTCACACTGCCTAATGTTGTTATTCCTGTTTCTTTGCCTCTGCCGATAATCACAATCGTTGGCTCGGCATTGTACAATTTTTTCATAGGTTTCATTATAGGATTGATAGGATACACCATTGTTAGCGCAGTCTATGTTGGAAGCGAAATTTTTGGTATCCAGTCGGGATTCAATGTAAGTGGTTCGTTAGACCCAACAATGGAAGAATCCCCCTTAACAAGTGAATTTATCTACTTGGTATCGGTTTACATATTTGTCTCTTTAAAAGGTCATCTAATTCTTTACAAAGCTGTCGTTGAGTCTTTTCAAAAATATCCGATTCTTATCTCCGAAATTTCATTCAAAGACATTAGTGGACAATATGTAAGAATTTTTACCGATGCGTTTTTGTTCTCCTTGCAAATAGCGTTACCTATAATAGGTCTTATGTTCTTAATAAACGTGCTTTTTGGAATTCTCTCTCGACTTGTTCCTCAAATGAACGTTTTCATGGTTGCTATGCCTGCTTCTACACTGATACTTTTCGCTGTGCTTGTGGGGATGATTCCTGTATGGGTAGAACTGATATCACGGATGGTTTACAGGTTGGAACCATATCTCAATCAGTTACTATCAAAATAGCCAAGATAAATCTGCAACTATTCGCGGATCCTGATAAAACAGAAAAGGCAACACCACGTAAAAGACAAAAGGCAAGAGAAGAAGGTCAAGTTCCTGTATCGCGTGAATTCATCTCCGGCCTTGGCTTTCTATTTGTATCAACTCTTTTTTTATTTACTGGTAAGCAGCTCTTAAATGCATTAATGAACGGAACGATATCCACCTTCGAGATATCAGATGTCGAGATAAGAACTTTCGAGGACTTTCTAATATATGGTGTCAAGCCTTTCACACCCGCTTTTCTGTCCCTTTCTTTTCTGGTGCTCAGTGCTGCACTTTTTTCCCTCATAATTGGATTACTGCAAACCAGGTTCCTTTTCACACTCAAGCCTTTGAAATTCGACTTCAACCGTCTCAACCCAATAAGTGGGCTCAAAAGGATGTTTTCGCTTAGGTCTCTTTTCGAATTAGCGAAAGCTATTGCAAAACTCTTAATCGTGGGTTTCGTTGGCTACAGTGTGATTAAAGGTAATTTCCAAAAGATAATGATAACCGCTGATTCCAGTTTAATTGACGGTGCTTTACTTATCTGGGGCACCTTTACAGAGCTTATAATCAAATGTTCGATAGCCCTATTAGTTGTTTCAATAGGTGATTACTATTTTTCACGCTATGAATACGAACAAAGTATCAAGATGACAAAGCAGGAGGTAAAGGAAGAATTTAAAGAAATAGAGGGAAACCCTGAGATTAAGAGGCGTCAAAGGCAGATAATGATGCAATACGCTATGCACAGAATGATGCAGGAAGTTCCGGAAGCAAGCGTGGTTATAACCAACCCAACACACTTCGCGTGTGCATTACGTTATGACCCAGAAAAAGACTTTGCCCCAGTATTGGTTGCAAAAGGGGTTGACAGGGTTGCATTGAGAATAATAGACATAGCAAGGGAAAACGACGTTCCAATCGTCAGAAACCCAAAACTTGCAAGGGAGATATACTACACCACCGAACTTGGAGATGTGATACCAGAAAAACTTTACAAAGCAGTTGCAGAAGTTCTTGCTTACGTTTTTACACTTAGGGAGAAGAGAGAAACTCTAAAGTAATTGCCCTGCCGAAGATTCGCTTTTCAAGGGGGGAAGCTTTTGAAAATCTACCATGACCCAAATTTCGCTTTGCAAGAACTTCTGGATTATTATGCTCCTTCAATCTTGGAGATAAATGGCGAAAAATTTATAGACTTGCATTCACTAAATATTGTGAATTTTTTGGGCCTGCAACCAATTAATCGGTACCATGAGGAAATCAATGAATGTTTTTTTAACGTCAACGAATATGAAACCAACGAAATTCTACCTCTCGAAAACCTTTTACCGTTCAACAGCGAAAATTTTGAAAAATTTAAAATCTCAAATACGTTATCTTTTGAATATCTTAAGTATAATGAAGTTTACAATAACTTGTTTCTTAAAGTGGAAAATACACTTAACAACCTTGAATGCGTAATATCACTAAATAACAACTTCCTTACCCAGCATTTTGAGGCTTTTGCAGACGTAGGTTTTGAATTCCTACTTGAGCTAAATGTCATTCTAACCATTAAAAACTTGGTATGTAAGTACTCTTTCGGTTCTCGATTTAATCATCCATTTGCCTTTCGAATAGAGCTTTCCAACGCTTCTTATAACCAGGTCTATGAATTTTTGCAGGAATTTAGAGACTTTAATACAAAAATTTCTAAACGAATACCAGCCCTCTATAGCCGATTCAAGCAACTTCCAAAATCAGATGAACTCGAACGCATCTTAAAGAATAGCACGATAGATAGTTTTAGCAAAACAATATATAATTACGGCAGTGTAGAGTTGTTCATTACTGACCTGAGAAAATTGGTTGAATTATTGGCCTTGTTTTCTGAGAATTCAACGTTAGATTAAAGAACTGCACTTATCGTGATAAGTAATTGCCCAGCAAAATACGACGTTAGAACTAACACATCTCTGTTTGGAATTTTTCTAACATATTTATCATATGAAAGGAGCAAGTCCGATAAAAAGAAAAGAATTGCACCAGAGAAGGTCACAGCACTTAAAGAAGAAAATGCAACCGTCGTGCTTATTGCTAACACGTATAAAAAATCGCAAGTTTTTCTTTGCTTAAGAATCTAAGAAAAAGAAAATAGCTAGTACAAATCAACAAGAATATAAATACGATACTAAATTATGTAATTCCTTCGATTTTGTAAAACACAAGGACATAAAAATATAATAAAGAATGTTCCCATACCATGAATGTACCATGAATGAAAAATTTATCGATTCTAAGAACCCGCCTAACGCTCCAGATAAATTCTTTGTCACCGCTTGACTGCACGTTCTCTTATTATCTCCAATGCTTTGTTCAACATTACATCCTCTATACTTTTCACATAGTTAATCCTTTCTTCTGTAGTTAACTCTATTTCATAATCCGGTTTTAACACTGCATCATGTTGAATAGGTTCATTTATCACAGCACTCGGGAAGATAAAACTCGTCTTAGCCGAATCATCGAATTTATAATCCACTTCGGTTGTATGGTTTATCTTCATCAACGTTGGCTCGCCTATGGTTCTATCTTCACGGAGCTTTTTGAATGTATATATAAAATCCAGAGCCGCATTTGATGTGTATCTGTCAAATAGAACCCAAACATCTGCTTTAATAAATGGTTCTCTTGGCTCAAATGTGTGGAAAAATTTTATTCTGAGCAACTCGTTTGTCGTTTTTTCAAAGTCTACACCGTACTTATTAAGCACGCTCATATTGTAGGCAGTGTTAACTATGGAAATCCATCTCTCAACCGATGTTTTCTTATCCACAAAATGTTCGAACAATTCTTTGAAGATTGTAAAATCCCTGCTAGCAACCCCACGCAGGTCTACTAAAACTACTTTCATATCGTTATTTTGAACCAGTGTGTTCGTTACAAAATCTCTGTAACTGTTATAAATCGTTCCGGAGAGGGTGAAAGTTCCAAACTTAAACACTCCAATATCGCCTTCCTTATAGAACTCGAAAGGTCTTCTCGTTGGAAGGGCTGGAAACTGGGCACTTTCACGTGGATAACTCATAGCAGTCATCGTTTTCACAACAACGGTTTTCTCTACACCATCGCTCTTGACTTTTATATTATACTCCCTTTGCCTATAAAAAATGCCAATTTTATCTTTATTTTTATCAACTAACTCAGGAATCAGTTGTATTAACGATGATAATTGCTGCTCGCGAATAGAGTAATTTTCGCCAGATGTATATGGCAACAACTGGTTTATTAATTCTGAAATCTTTCTCCCATTGATTTCTAGTAATTCATCACCGGCTTTTATATCTTCCACCGCACTTGAGGATACAATGGCCCTACCATCAACCACTATTACTGTAAACGGCAAAACACTATAAACAGGTTCTATGGGAGGATAAAGCCTAAAATTCTGGTCATTAACAACAGAAAGTGCGGGTTGGATAACCTTAAAGACATCGATAGGAAGCATTTTCTTTCTGTTTGGCTTATACTTATGATATTCATCCAAGACCCTTCTTGCAATTTCTTCTCTATCTTCTGAGGGATAGGTTTCTTTAATCGTTCGCACAGCACTATCAAATAATCTCTCTACTCTATCCAATGGCACTAAACGTTTTTGGTACTTGTAAAACTCGATAATCCAAGACAAAGAAAAAGTCACCACGATACCACTTATCATGAATATCACGAACAACCTTATTCCCGTCTTCAAAATAATCCCCTCCGTTCCAGATGTCTCTAATCACTCTCTTAGATATTATAACATCCAAGCTAAACCGTTTAAAAAGTAGGTTTCTTACCTAAAAACGCTTTCTGCCCAAAAGACAAAGCAAATCAGATAGCTTAACCCAGAAAACAAGCGTATACTCAAGTTTCTTGCATTATGCGGTTGAAAATTCATAAGTTATCGAATTTTTTACGTGATATTATTCACAACTGTGCTTAACATTTTCCAAACAAGTGATATAATGAAATTGAGTTGTGAATAATTTCACACTAAAATACTTTGAATAAACTATAGAAAAACTACAATTGAACTGGGGGTATAAGTGATGGACTATTTGTTGACGAAAGAGCAATTATTGGCAAGAGAACTATTTCGTGAATTCGCTGAGAAAGAGGTTAAACCTTTAGCACAAAAGGTTGACGAGGACGAATATTTTCCAACCGAGACGGTAGAAAAAATGGCAGAAATAGGTATGATGGGCATACCTTTCCCAAAAGAAGTTGGTGGTGCAGGTGGAGATTACCTAACTTACATAATCGCCGTCGAAGAAATAGCGAAATACTGTGCAACAACTGCGATAATCCTGTCTGCACATACATCTTTGTGCTGCTATCCAATATACATGTGGGGCACAGAACACCAAAAAGAAAAATACCTTAGACCTCTTCTTAGAGGAGAATATCTTGGCGCGTTTGCATTAACCGAACCAAACGCTGGTAGTGATGCCGGAAACCAACAAACAACGGCGAAACTCGTTGGTGATTACTACGTACTTAACGGTTCTAAGGTATTTATAACTAACGGTGGAAAAGCTGATGTCTTTATTGTTTTTGCAATGACAGATAAATCGAAAGGGACAAAAGGTATCAGTGCATTTATTGTGGAAAAGGGCTTCGAGGGTTTTAAAATAGGAAAACCCGAGAGAAAACTTGGTATTAGAGGTTCCTCAACAACCGAGTTAATTTTTGAGGACTGTAAAGTCCCTAAGGAAAACCTCCTTGGAAGCGAAGGAATGGGGTTCAAAATTGCTTTGCAGACCCTCGATGGAGGACGCATCGGTGTTGGTGCACAAGCTCTTGGAATTGCGGAAGGAGCCATTGCAGAGGTGTTGAAATATGTTAAGGAAAGAAAACAATTCTCAAAGCCTATAGGCTCATTCCAAGGAATTCAATGGTACATCGCGGATATGATAACAAAAACGGAAGCTGCTAAATTGCTGGTCTATAACGCAGCATTAAAAAAAGACAGAGGAATTTTGACAAGTGCAGACGCCGCGATGGCTAAAAAGTTCGCATCCGACGTTGCAATGGAGGTTACAACTCAAGCTGTTCAAATATTTGGAGGTTACGGATACACAAAAGACTATCCTGTAGAACGCATGATGAGGGATGCAAAGATTACCCAGATATACGAGGGAACAAACGAGGTTCAAAAAATGGTTATAGCATCACACTATATAAAGTGAGGTGTGAATGATGAGTTTTAGAATTATAGTATTTGCAAAACAGGTTCCAGATACAACAGAGGTTAGAGTTGACCCGATAAAAGGCACACTTATAAGAGATGGCGTCAAGTCAATAATGAACCCTGAAGATAAGAATGCGCTTGAAGTCGCACTACAACTCAAAGATAAATACGGAGCAAAGGTCACTGTAATAACGATGGGACCTCCTTCGGCTGAAGCTATCCTTAGAGAAAGCTACGCAATGGGAGCTGATGAAGCAGTGTTAATAACTGACCCTCTCTACGCAGGCTCGGACACCTGGGTTACCAGTATGATATTAGCAAAAGCGGCTCAAATGATGGGTTTTGATTTAATATTAACCGGTCGTCAGGCAATAGATGGAGACACAGCGCAAGTAGGTATTGAAATTGCGGAGCACTTGAAGATACCAGTGATAGCCTACGCTGTTGATTTGAAAATTGAAGGAGAACGAGTAATTGTCACTCGAGAATTGGATAACACATACGAAGTAGTTTCAACCAGAATTCCTTGCTTAGTGACGTGTACAAAAGAGCTCAATAAACCAAGGTATATGAGAGTCGAAAATATCTTTGGATGCTTTGATAGACCTATCAGCATCTTTAACAATTCAGTTTTAAAATTTGACAAGAACGAAGTAGGTTTGGTAGGTTCACCTACAAAAGTTAGAAGAACGTTCACAAAAGGTCCAAAAGAACAAGGAACGATTTTCAACGGCACTGCCGATGAAGCTGCTGAACTGATTCTTTCAAAATTAAAGGCTGAAAAGTTAATAAGTGAACAATAGACATGTTTAAAAGGGGCGTGACATTATGATTATGGTCTACTGTGAACAAAGGAATGGTGAACTACTGAATGTTGGCTTAGAACTTATTGGGAAAGCGGTCGAATTATCAAAAGACTTAGACGGCGAAGTAACTGCAGTAGTTTGCGGAAATAAGATAACCCAGCTGTCTGATAAAATCTCCCAATACGGAGCGACAAGGATTATAATAGTAGAACATCCGCTTTTAGAAAAATACACAGTCGATGCTTACACAGAGGCGCTTTATCAAGTTATCACTTCGGAAAATCCCGACATCCTTCTTCTCGGAGCCACTCTCACCGGACGCGAGCTCGGTCCACGACTTGCAGCAAGACTAAGAACAGGACTCACAGCGGATTGCACAAACTTAGAGATAGATCCTGAATCAAAGTTATTACTCATGACCCGTCCTGCGTTCGGTGGCAATCTTATGGCAACAATAATTTGTCCAGAACGAAGACCTCAAATGGCAACGATAAGACCTGGAGTTTTTCCTCTGCCAAAACCTGATACCCAGAGAGAAGTCGAAGCATACGTCTTTACTCCCAAACTGAGTGAAGAGGATATAAAAGTCAAAGTTCAACAAATTATCGCAAAGGTACGCAAACATAAAGATATAACCGCTGAAAAGATAATAGTTGCTGGTGGAAGGGGTGTTGGTTCCAAAGAAAATTTTGAATTACTAGAAGAATTAGCAGAATTACTCGGCGGTGGTATCGCTGGTTCAAGGGCTGCTGTTGATGAAGGATGGTTGCCAAAAGACCTGCAAGTAGGTCAGACTGGCAAAGTCGTCAGACCAAAACTCTACATTGCAATCGGAATAAGCGGTGCTATACAACACCTTGCAGGTATGCAGGAAAGTGAGTACATTATAGCCATAAACAAAGACCCTGAAGCTCCTATAATGAAAATTGCAGATTTGGCTATTGTTGGAGATTGGAAACCTATAGTTAGAAGACTCATACAACAACTGAAGCAGACAATGAATATACAAGAAGAAAAGATCTCTTGAGATAAATTAAATAGTTAAAAACAGGTTCAATATGGACCTGTTTTATATATAATTTATAATTATTGTTAAAATGCCTCAGCTACCCTTTTGGAAGCAAAGTAACTATATCTTTGGAAGAAACAAGAAAAGAAAAATTAATCCACCAATTAAGACTAAAATACCTTCAGTCAAACCAGGAAAAGACGGTCAAAGATACTGTATATTACGGCAACTCCTACCAACGGACTGAGTATCCTCATTATACTATCAACCGAATTGAATATTCCAAGTGTTTCGCAAGGTTTATCACGTTCAACGAATTTTGTAACCAGTGAACTAAGCGCTACACCAGTTAACGCGGAAGATACCGAAATTAGTTCGTTGAATGCAAATGAAACTTTCTTTGAACCTTTCGCCGGCTTTGAATCAGGTAAGAAGAAGATTATATTCAAAAGATTAATAAAAGAAAGCCCAACGGCAAAAAACGCTGGAATTGAAAATCCCCATCTGCTCAAAAATTCACCAAAAGCAGGCCCCAATATGAATCCCAATCCAAATGCCGCCCCAATGAGCCCTAAA
It encodes the following:
- a CDS encoding ABC transporter ATP-binding protein; protein product: MKNEENIKKEGKKKAGVFFRLLKYALPYWHLLALAIVVVLVLTYLALLPPQIVRKAINTYILSESLQTAEKLSGISKQSLLFLIVSGGIFLFEYLSILVTTYIGGRVVYDLRRQLYDHVLKLPMSFFDRHPSGQITTRITSDTQNVQEFFTSVITSIVNDVFLLAGVIIMMWRISSRLFLDIIYIFPVIIVAMIVFRYFDIRAYRAVRSNIARINAYIAENLAGMPVIKLFNAEDYKRKEFDQINRELYKARMNQLYVFGIFRPLINFLYYLTLSLIIWFGSKYILGKVLNFGDLYAFVSYIDTFMRPIEDLSEKYDIIQNTIASGEKIFALLDEPQEEQGNSNGKKSIEKGVIEFKDVWFSYDNKRWVLQGVNLSFSPGELVAIVGETGAGKTTIMNLINGMYRPQKGVILIDNVPLEEYDIHALRKEVSAVPQDVVLFSGTLLDNIRLFHDEIPEEEVYKALEKVEALEIIQRLPKGIYTEIVERGKGISAGERQLIALARSVLFGAKIFILDEATSNIDVETEHKIQKAVRELSKENTVIMIAHRLSTVVNADRIIVVADGKIAEEGKHFELLKKKGAYYKLYEIQFAKEETA
- a CDS encoding radical SAM protein codes for the protein MVLRASYWTWKLLNGESIPDEMPTAYLMLDGECMYNCAYCTHARDSESDNSYLSRVVWKLIELKDLNSISLKFKRVCIQTVNYKGYFEDILNVVERLRVLDTNNKLLISVSTRMKNEKEIDILMNSGVNDLGIAIDVVSENLHRLYRSWPLEYTLSLIRYGAEKYPGRITTHVIVGLGETDRELYEIFKLMKTYNVKVALFAFTPVRGTRLAHLTPPSLERYRKIQILRFLMFETNESPEVDFDEYGNLKILKYDSSIDISKAFLTSGCTHCTRPYYNDSPRNKVLYNYHTTMETQKK
- a CDS encoding flagellar biosynthetic protein FliR, yielding MNQFYDLLQRYALSYGLILTRLTGMMVIAPLFAGFSLPLEIMVILLLALGYVTLPNVVIPVSLPLPIITIVGSALYNFFIGFIIGLIGYTIVSAVYVGSEIFGIQSGFNVSGSLDPTMEESPLTSEFIYLVSVYIFVSLKGHLILYKAVVESFQKYPILISEISFKDISGQYVRIFTDAFLFSLQIALPIIGLMFLINVLFGILSRLVPQMNVFMVAMPASTLILFAVLVGMIPVWVELISRMVYRLEPYLNQLLSK
- the flhB gene encoding flagellar biosynthesis protein FlhB, with translation MGRTDITDGLQVGTISQSVTIKIAKINLQLFADPDKTEKATPRKRQKAREEGQVPVSREFISGLGFLFVSTLFLFTGKQLLNALMNGTISTFEISDVEIRTFEDFLIYGVKPFTPAFLSLSFLVLSAALFSLIIGLLQTRFLFTLKPLKFDFNRLNPISGLKRMFSLRSLFELAKAIAKLLIVGFVGYSVIKGNFQKIMITADSSLIDGALLIWGTFTELIIKCSIALLVVSIGDYYFSRYEYEQSIKMTKQEVKEEFKEIEGNPEIKRRQRQIMMQYAMHRMMQEVPEASVVITNPTHFACALRYDPEKDFAPVLVAKGVDRVALRIIDIARENDVPIVRNPKLAREIYYTTELGDVIPEKLYKAVAEVLAYVFTLREKRETLK
- a CDS encoding lysoplasmalogenase family protein, with the translated sequence MLAISTTVAFSSLSAVTFSGAILFFLSDLLLSYDKYVRKIPNRDVLVLTSYFAGQLLITISAVL
- a CDS encoding PDZ domain-containing protein — its product is MKTGIRLFVIFMISGIVVTFSLSWIIEFYKYQKRLVPLDRVERLFDSAVRTIKETYPSEDREEIARRVLDEYHKYKPNRKKMLPIDVFKVIQPALSVVNDQNFRLYPPIEPVYSVLPFTVIVVDGRAIVSSSAVEDIKAGDELLEINGRKISELINQLLPYTSGENYSIREQQLSSLIQLIPELVDKNKDKIGIFYRQREYNIKVKSDGVEKTVVVKTMTAMSYPRESAQFPALPTRRPFEFYKEGDIGVFKFGTFTLSGTIYNSYRDFVTNTLVQNNDMKVVLVDLRGVASRDFTIFKELFEHFVDKKTSVERWISIVNTAYNMSVLNKYGVDFEKTTNELLRIKFFHTFEPREPFIKADVWVLFDRYTSNAALDFIYTFKKLREDRTIGEPTLMKINHTTEVDYKFDDSAKTSFIFPSAVINEPIQHDAVLKPDYEIELTTEERINYVKSIEDVMLNKALEIIRERAVKR
- a CDS encoding acyl-CoA dehydrogenase — encoded protein: MDYLLTKEQLLARELFREFAEKEVKPLAQKVDEDEYFPTETVEKMAEIGMMGIPFPKEVGGAGGDYLTYIIAVEEIAKYCATTAIILSAHTSLCCYPIYMWGTEHQKEKYLRPLLRGEYLGAFALTEPNAGSDAGNQQTTAKLVGDYYVLNGSKVFITNGGKADVFIVFAMTDKSKGTKGISAFIVEKGFEGFKIGKPERKLGIRGSSTTELIFEDCKVPKENLLGSEGMGFKIALQTLDGGRIGVGAQALGIAEGAIAEVLKYVKERKQFSKPIGSFQGIQWYIADMITKTEAAKLLVYNAALKKDRGILTSADAAMAKKFASDVAMEVTTQAVQIFGGYGYTKDYPVERMMRDAKITQIYEGTNEVQKMVIASHYIK
- a CDS encoding electron transfer flavoprotein subunit beta/FixA family protein, with the translated sequence MSFRIIVFAKQVPDTTEVRVDPIKGTLIRDGVKSIMNPEDKNALEVALQLKDKYGAKVTVITMGPPSAEAILRESYAMGADEAVLITDPLYAGSDTWVTSMILAKAAQMMGFDLILTGRQAIDGDTAQVGIEIAEHLKIPVIAYAVDLKIEGERVIVTRELDNTYEVVSTRIPCLVTCTKELNKPRYMRVENIFGCFDRPISIFNNSVLKFDKNEVGLVGSPTKVRRTFTKGPKEQGTIFNGTADEAAELILSKLKAEKLISEQ
- a CDS encoding electron transfer flavoprotein subunit alpha/FixB family protein; this translates as MIMVYCEQRNGELLNVGLELIGKAVELSKDLDGEVTAVVCGNKITQLSDKISQYGATRIIIVEHPLLEKYTVDAYTEALYQVITSENPDILLLGATLTGRELGPRLAARLRTGLTADCTNLEIDPESKLLLMTRPAFGGNLMATIICPERRPQMATIRPGVFPLPKPDTQREVEAYVFTPKLSEEDIKVKVQQIIAKVRKHKDITAEKIIVAGGRGVGSKENFELLEELAELLGGGIAGSRAAVDEGWLPKDLQVGQTGKVVRPKLYIAIGISGAIQHLAGMQESEYIIAINKDPEAPIMKIADLAIVGDWKPIVRRLIQQLKQTMNIQEEKIS
- a CDS encoding MFS transporter → MSLLTLVFARSIFVIFLSKLVDSLTGGNITVVQSYIGDLTDEKNRAKSLGLIGAAFGLGFILGPAFGEFLSRWGFSIPAFFAVGLSFINLLNIIFFLPDSKPAKGSKKVSFAFNELISVSSALTGVALSSLVTKFVERDKPCETLGIFNSVDSIMRILSPLVGVAVIYSIFDRLFLV